A single Lolium perenne isolate Kyuss_39 chromosome 6, Kyuss_2.0, whole genome shotgun sequence DNA region contains:
- the LOC127334585 gene encoding E3 ubiquitin-protein ligase PUB23-like: protein MEEGSSVEVPPYFLCPISLEIMRDPVTLATGITYDRASIERWLFDAAHHATCPVTQRKLAPEDRDATPNHTLRRLIQAWCALHEVERFPTPRAPVDACRVATLVDEARGAGRRQELAALREIKAIAAESDRNKRCVEATPGAVDFLVSVVRHHCAASRSVEDLLELSLDSPTSTSPPEEDALSVIYSLKPSKKSLLRILERNNGAFLDTLLHVLRRPSYRSRTYAVLLLKAMVSVMEPARLMAVRSDVVQEVVRVVSDRVSAKAVKAALHVLCRLCPWGRNRVKAVEAGAMIVLVELLLDEGSRHSVELAVVAIDHLCGCAEGRSELVAHPAGLAVVSKKAMRVSLATTESAVRALHAVAKHSPTPAVLQEMLNVGVVAKLLLLLQVDSGERARAKAKELLTTHARVWKNSPCLQARLKAHYPS, encoded by the coding sequence ATGGAGGAAGGGTCGTCGGTGGAGGTGCCGCCCTACTTCCTCTGCCCGATCTCGCTGGAGATCATGCGAGACCCGGTCACGCTCGCCACCGGCATCACCTACGACCGCGCCAGCATCGAGCGCTGGCTCTTCGACGCCGCCCACCACGCCACCTGCCCAGTCACGCAGCGCAAGCTCGCGCCCGAGGACCGCGACGCCACGCCCAACCACACCCTCCGCCGCCTCATCCAGGCCTGGTGCGCCCTGCACGAGGTCGAGCGCTTCCCCACCCCGCGCGCCCCCGTCGACGCCTGCCGCGTCGCCACGCTCGTCGACGAGGCGCGCGGCGCGGGTCGGCGCCAGGAGCTGGCAGCGCTCAGGGAGATCAAGGCCATCGCCGCCGAGAGCGACCGCAACAAGCGCTGCGTCGAAGCCACGCCTGGCGCCGTCGACTTCCTCGTCTCCGTCGTCAGGCACCACTGCGCCGCCTCCAGGTCGGTTGAAGACTTGCTCGAACTATCGCTGGATTCCCCGACGTCCACGAGCCCGCCGGAGGAGGACGCCCTGAGCGTCATCTACTCGCTCAAGCCCTCCAAGAAGAGCCTGCTTCGGATCCTAGAGAGAAATAACGGCGCTTTCCTGGACACCCTCCTGCACGTGCTGCGGCGGCCGAGCTACCGCTCACGCACGTACGCCGTCCTGCTGCTCAAGGCGATGGTGTCGGTGATGGAGCCGGCGCGGCTGATGGCGGTGCGATCCGACGTGGTCCAGGAGGTGGTGCGCGTCGTGTCCGACAGGGTGTCCGCCAAGGCCGTGAAGGCGGCGCTGCACGTGCTGTGCCGGCTCTGCCCGTGGGGCAGGAATCGCGTCAAGGCAGTGGAGGCTGGCGCGATGATCGTGCTCGTGGAGCTGCTCCTCGACGAGGGCAGCCGGCACTCGGTCGAGCTGGCGGTGGTGGCTATCGACCACCTCTGCGGGTGCGCGGAGGGGCGGTCCGAGCTGGTGGCGCATCCGGCCGGGCTGGCCGTGGTGTCCAAGAAGGCTATGAGGGTGTCGCTGGCCACCACCGAGAGCGCGGTGCGCGCTCTCCACGCCGTGGCCAAGCACTCCCCGACGCCGGCCGTGCTTCAAGAGATGCTCAACGTCGGGGTGGTGGCGAAGCTGCTGCTTCTTCTGCAGGTGGACTCCGGCGAGCGGGCAAGGGCCAAGGCCAAGGAGCTGCTCACGACGCACGCTAGGGTTTGGAAGAACTCGCCGTGCCTGCAGGCGCGCTTGAAGGCGCATTACCCTTCCTGA